In Leishmania mexicana MHOM/GT/2001/U1103 complete genome, chromosome 34, one DNA window encodes the following:
- a CDS encoding galactokinase-like protein: MPAESYPDERLDSTLATLTHIFCEEFKVENDADVEWLVFTFSPGRVNLIGEHVDYMEGWTCPAAVLEGTHILVGRVKHFQKEAKPKVRFYATYTKEHFDIDHLGGSVHNKAWTTFVRGAMTLRLNHLGVAIEDASLNGVCMVVHGTLAMGAGMSASAAFGVALIHAINAVVTKSYKGCPTSSGRRYAIVPSMPKEDLMELAKEARLIETEYCGVNVGIMDQFISAFAEADKFMFLDCKHLTFEPIDMTPLLGHGEYSWMLIDSMIKHDLLGGTAQMYNSVRIDQENSQKKIAEHRYRGKPYSFSLMVRNPEQYGFDGDVQKFMAEFKPLMTPGEFERGSYQIMEQLRTLEFRKLNDPTLPLSREERVKKAGDILNAGHVGMRDLMKITTPELDYIHELINKDKDVAGGRMMGGGFGGCIIMLLRRSAEDRVLAHVRKHFRARFNIENSGYKVKRAGSGGFVVSLEGKNMSDAGSKL; this comes from the coding sequence ATGCCCGCGGAGAGCTACCCGGACGAGCGGCTTGACAGCACGCTGGCAACGTTGACGCACATTTTCTGCGAGGAGTTCAAGGTCGAGAATGACGCGGATGTCGAGTGGCTAGTCTTTACCTTCTCTCCTGGCCGCGTAAACCTGATTGGTGAGCACGTCGACTACATGGAGGGGTGGACTTgcccggcggcggtgctggagggcaCACACATCCTTGTGGGGCGCGTGAAGCACTTCCAGAAGGAAGCGAAGCCGAAGGTTCGCTTCTACGCAACGTACACGAAGGAGCACTTCGACATAGACCACCTTGGCGGGTCTGTGCATAACAAGGCGTGGACAACTTTTGTGCGTGGTGCAATGACGCTGCGACTCAACCACCTCGGCGTTGCCATTGAGGACGCGTCCCTCAACGGGGTATGCATGGTAGTGCACGGCACCCTCGCCATGGGTGCCGGCATGAGTGCATCGGCTGCCTTCGGCGTCGCGCTCATTCACGCTATCAACGCTGTTGTCACGAAGAGCTACAAGGGTTGTCCCACCTCGAGCGGCCGCCGCTATGCTATTGTACCGTCGATGCCCAAGGAAGATCTGATGGAACTGGCCAAGGAGGCGCGCCTTATCGAGACGGAATACTGCGGCGTGAATGTCGGCATCATGGATCAGTTCATCTCTGCCTTCGCGGAGGCAGACAAGTTTATGTTCCTGGATTGCAAGCACCTCACCTTCGAGCCCATCGACATGACACCTCTCCTGGGCCACGGCGAGTACTCGTGGATGCTGATTGACTCGATGATCAAGCACGACCTGCTCGGTGGAACGGCTCAGATGTACAACTCGGTTCGCATCGATCAGGAGAACTCGCAGAAGAAAATCGCTGAGCACCGTTACCGTGGCAAGCCGTACTCCTTCTCCCTGATGGTGCGCAACCCAGAGCAGTACGGCTTCGACGGTGACGTGCAAAAGTTCATGGCGGAGTTCAAGCCTCTCATGACACCCGGAGAGTTTGAGCGCGGCAGCTACCAGATcatggagcagctgcgcacgtTGGAGTTCCGCAAGTTGAACGACCCGACGTTGCCGTTGTCACGTGAGGAGCGTGTCAAAAAGGCCGGCGACATTTTGAACGCCGGTCACGTGGGTATGCGCGACCTCATGAAGATCACCACCCCCGAGCTCGACTACATCCACGAGCTCATCAACAAGGATAAAGACGTCGCCGGTGGTCGTATGATGGGTGGTGGCTTTGGGGGCTGCATCATTatgctgctccgccgcagcgctgagGACCGGGTCTTGGCGCACGTTCGCAAGCATTTCAGGGCCCGCTTCAATATCGAGAACTCTGGCTACAAGGTGAagcgcgccggcagcggcggcttcgTCGTTTCGTTGGAGGGAAAGAATATGAGCGATGCTGGCAGTAAGCTCTGA